TTATGCTAAATGGAGCTCTTACAATAGGAACACTTGATGGTGCAAACGTTGAAATAGTAGAAGAAGCTGGAGAAGAAAATAACTTCATCTTTGGATTAAAAGTAAATGAAATTGAAGAGATGAGAGCTAAAGGATATGATCCTCATGTACCTTATAATTCAGTAGAAGGATTAAAGAAAATAGTAGATTCTCTAATAGATGGAACATTTAATGATCTAGGAACAGGAATTTATGGAACTATTCATAGATCACTTATGGAAAATGCTCCTTGGCATCAAGCAGATCAATACTTTGTATTAGAAGATTTCGAAGCTTATAGAAATGCTCAAAAAAGAATAAATGTTGAATATAGAGATAGATTAGGTTGGGCTAAAAAACAATTAATGAACATTGCAAATGCAGGTAAATTCTCATCAGATAGAACAATAAAAGAGTATGCAGATGAAATTTGGTTTATAGAACCAGCTAAATTGGAAGACTAATATCATCAGGAGGTGATATTTTAATGGAAAGAGAATTAGATATATATCTTTTTCATAGAGGAGAACATAGGGAAGCATATAACTATATGGGGGCTCATTGTACAAAAAAATCAGTGATTTTTAGAGTATGGGCTCCCCATGCTAAATCAGTAGCAGTAGTTGGTGACTTTAATAATTGGGATGGAAGTAACCATATGATGAACAAAATCAATGCTGAAGGAATATGGGAACTAGAGATACCTAAATTAAAGAAAATGGAAAAATATAAATATAGAGTAGAAGATAGCAATGGGAATGTTGTAATGAAAGCAGACCCATATGCTTTCTATTCAGAAGTTAGACCAAATACAGCTTCAATTGTATATGATGTTCCAAAATTCAGATGGGCAGATAAAAGATGGCTAAATAAAAGAACAACAGGTTTAAATAAGCCAATAAATATCTATGAAGTTCATTTAGGTTCATGGAAAAGAGGAATTCATGGAGAATGGTTAAATTATAGAGATTCAGCAATGATGTTATGTGAGTATTTAAAAGAGATGAACTATACTCATGTTGAAATTATGCCATTAAACGAGTATCCACTAGATGCTTCATGGGGATATCAAGCAACAGGATATTATTCTGTAACAAGTCGTTATGGAACTCCAGAAGATTTTATGTTCTTTGTAAATTTAATGCATAAAAATAATATAGGGGTAATTCTTGACTGGGTACCTGGACACTTCTGTAAAGATGCTCATGGATTGTATAAATTTGATGGAACTCCATGTTATGAATACCAAGATGAAAGACTTGGAGAAAATCAAGAGTGGGGAACATGTAACTTTGATGTAACTAGAAATGAGGTAAAAAGTTTCCTTATTTCAAACTTAACTTATTGGTTTAAAGAGTTTCATATAGATGGAGTACGTATGGATGCAGTGGCAAATATGCTATATCTTTCATATGGAAAAAATGGAGAAAAGATAACAAATCAATATGGTGGACAAGAAAATCTAGGAGCAGTGGATTTCTTTAAAGAGATGAACTCAATTATTCATGATGACTTTCCAAATGTATTGGTAGTAGCAGAAGATTCAACTGCTTGGCCACTTGTAACTAAACATCCAATAGATGGGGGATTAGGATTTGATAGCAAGTGGAATATGGGATGGATGAATGATACTTTAAAGTATTTTAGTACAGATCCACTTTTTAGAAAAGATCATCATGGAAAATTAACATTCTCATTTATGTATGCTTTTTCAGAAAACTATGTTTTACCATTGTCACATGATGAAGTTGTACATGGAAAGAAATCTATTGTAGATAAAATGCCAGGATATCAAGAGGATAAATTAGCTCATACAAGAGCATTATACTCTTATCAAATGGCTCATCCAGGAAAAAAACTTAATTTCATGGGTAATGAATTTGCTCATGGATTGGAATGGAGATTCTATGAGTCTCTTGAGTGGCATCTTATAGAGCAACATGAAGATAATAAAAATATGCAAACATTTGTTAGAGATCTAAATAAAATGTATTTAGATGAAAAATCTTTATGGGAAGATGGTGGAGATACTTTTGAATGGATTGAGCACGAAAACTATACAGAAAATATGATAGCCTTTTTAAGAAAAACAAGAGATTCTAAAGAACATATAATAATTGTTTTTAACTTTTCTGGAACAAATAAAATTAAATATAGAGTTGGAATTCCAGAAAATAAAGTATATAATGTAATTATCAACAGCGATGATAAAAAATATGGTGGGAAAGGGATTCTAAAGAAGAAAAAATATAAGCCAATTTTAGAAAGTTGGAATTATAGAGAGCAACACATTGAAATAGATATTCCTGCTAACACAGTTGTTTTTTTGAAACCTGAAAAAGAAGGGGGCTTAAAAAGAAAAACAAGTAGAAAAGTAAACAAGGAGAAAGATTAAAAAAGAAAAAATAGCTAAAGTATTAGCCAAATAGTATTAAAAAATATTAGGAGGATATTATGAAGAAAAAATCAATAATAGCTATGATATTGGCTGGAGGACAAGGAAGCCGTTTATTAGATCTTACTGAAAAAATAGCTAAACCAGCAGTTGCTTTCGGGGGAAAATATAGAATAATCGACTTTGCATTAAGTAACTGTTCAAACTCTGGAATTGACACAGTAGGAGTACTTACTCAATATGAACCACATGTATTAAATGATCACATTGGAATAGGATCACCTTGGGACTTAGATAGAATGGATGGAGGAGTTACAGTACTTCAACCACATACTAAGAAAAATGATGAAGGTGGATGGTATAAAGGTACAGCAAATGCTATCTATCAAAATATAAGATTTATAGACAAATATGAACCAGAAAATGTTCTTATTCTTTCTGGAGACCATATCTATAAAATGGATTATGACAAAATGTTAAAATTCC
This sequence is a window from Fusobacterium varium. Protein-coding genes within it:
- the glgB gene encoding 1,4-alpha-glucan branching protein GlgB, translating into MERELDIYLFHRGEHREAYNYMGAHCTKKSVIFRVWAPHAKSVAVVGDFNNWDGSNHMMNKINAEGIWELEIPKLKKMEKYKYRVEDSNGNVVMKADPYAFYSEVRPNTASIVYDVPKFRWADKRWLNKRTTGLNKPINIYEVHLGSWKRGIHGEWLNYRDSAMMLCEYLKEMNYTHVEIMPLNEYPLDASWGYQATGYYSVTSRYGTPEDFMFFVNLMHKNNIGVILDWVPGHFCKDAHGLYKFDGTPCYEYQDERLGENQEWGTCNFDVTRNEVKSFLISNLTYWFKEFHIDGVRMDAVANMLYLSYGKNGEKITNQYGGQENLGAVDFFKEMNSIIHDDFPNVLVVAEDSTAWPLVTKHPIDGGLGFDSKWNMGWMNDTLKYFSTDPLFRKDHHGKLTFSFMYAFSENYVLPLSHDEVVHGKKSIVDKMPGYQEDKLAHTRALYSYQMAHPGKKLNFMGNEFAHGLEWRFYESLEWHLIEQHEDNKNMQTFVRDLNKMYLDEKSLWEDGGDTFEWIEHENYTENMIAFLRKTRDSKEHIIIVFNFSGTNKIKYRVGIPENKVYNVIINSDDKKYGGKGILKKKKYKPILESWNYREQHIEIDIPANTVVFLKPEKEGGLKRKTSRKVNKEKD